The Burkholderia ambifaria AMMD genome contains the following window.
CCGACGCCGGCGACGCCGCGAACCGGGCTCCGCCCGCCGCCGCCACCCCGGCCGCCGCCGCGGTCGCGCTCGACGCGTCGCCCTATCTGCCGCGCCTGTCCGCCGCCGCCGCGCGCGGGCTGTCGCACGCATACGGCGCGACGGCCGCGGCTCCGGTCACGCTCGGCGAACACGCGTACGAGGTGCGCTGGCGCGTCGATGCCGAACCGGTCGCCGACGCCCATGCGTACCGCTTCGTCATCGGCCCGGCCGCCGGCACGCTGTGGATCGATCCGCTCGCCGAAAACGAGTGGCTCGGCGACGCGGCCGACCCGGCCGTGCCGGCCGTGATCCGCGCGGCGCTGCTCGCCGATCTCGCCGCGCCGCTCGCCGCCGCGCTGCAGGCCGCGACGCGGCAGCGCGTGGAATTGCTGCCGCCGCCCGCGAGCGTGCCCGCGTGGCGCACCGCGCCGGCCGCGCTGCGCTTCGAGCTGCGTCGCGCCGACGGCGCGTGGCGCTGCCATGGCGCGCTGCTGTTCGATGCGCCGGACGCGCTCGCGGTGTTCTTCGCGACGCCGGTGGCCACGCGAGCCGATACGCGCGCCGCGTATGCGGGCCTGCCGGTGCCGCTGGTATTCGAGATCGGCCGGACCGAGCTGACGATGGCCGAGCTGGCCGACGTCGTCGGCGGCGACATCATCGCGATCGAGCACTGGCGCGCGCACGAGCAGAACCTGCTGTGCGTTGCACGGGTGCCGGCCGCGCCGGCGTGGGAAATCACCGGACGGCCGTCGGGCAACCGGCTGACCGTCGAACGAATCAGGGAGATGCCTTTGGAACCGACCCGCACCGATACCCCGTCCGCGACCACGCACGACGCGTCGGCCGACGATGCGCCGCGCTCGCTCGACAGCCTCGCGGTCGACCTGCGTTTCGAGTTGCCGCCCACGTCGATCCCGCTCGGCGAGCTCGGCACGCTGCAGCCCGGCGCGGTGATCGAACTGCAGCAAGGGATCAACCAGAGCGTGATCCATCTCGTCGCGAACGGGATGCTGATCGGCACCGGCCAGCTGATCGCGGTCGGCCAGAAGCTCGGCGTGCGCGTCGTCACGCTGACGCAGCCCGCGCCGCGCGAGCGCTGAACGATGGGCAACCTGCCGAATCCGGTCGCGCTGATCGCGGTGATCGCCGCGCTCGGCATCGCGCCGTTCGCGGCGCTGATGGTGACGAGCTATACGAAGCTCGTGGTCGTGCTCGGCCTGCTGCGCTCCGCGCTCGGCATCCAGCAGGTGCCGCCGAACCTCGTACTGAACGGCATCGCGCTGATCCTGTCGCTGTTCATCATGGCGCCGGTCGGGATGTCGATCCGCGACGCGCTGCAGTCGCGCCACTTCGATGCATCGGGGCAACTGTCGACTTCCGATATCGGCGTACTCGCCGATGCCGCGCTGCCGCCGATCAAGGATTTCCTGGTGTCGCATACGCGGCAGCGCGACCGCGAATTCTTCGTGCGCACCGCGACGTCGGTCTGGCCGAAGAATCGCGCGGACGGCATCAAGGACGACGACCTGCTCGTGCTGGTGCCGAGCTTCACGCTCGCCGAGCTGACCAAGGCGTTCCAGATCGGCTTCGTGATCTATATCGTGTTCATCGTCGTCGACCTGCTGGTCGCGAACATCCTGCTCGCGCTCGGGATGCAGATGATCTCGCCGACGACGATCTCGGTGCCGTTCAAGCTGCTGCTGTTCGTCGCGCTCGACGGCTGGTCGCTGCTCGTGCACGGGCTCGTGCTGTCGTACCGCGTGGCGGGGGCGGGATGAACGCGCGCGGCCCGCGCTCCGCCGTTGCGAGCCTGTGTGCGCTGGTCACGACGCTCGCACTAGCGCTCGCATGGGCGGGCCTGCTGCCGCGCAGCGCGCACGCGGCCGGCAACGCCGCGGGCTTCGCGCAGCTCGCGCGCGCCTGCGCGCCGAATATCGACCCCGACACGCTCGCCGCGCTGGTGCACACCGAATCCGGTTTCAATCCGTATGCGATCGGCGTGGTCGGCGGCCATCTGGCGCGCCAGCCCGCGTCGCTCGACGAAGCGCGCGCGACCGTGAGCGAGCTGGCCGCGCGCGGCTTCAGCTACAGCGTCGGCCTCGCGCAGGTGAACGAGCGCAATTTCGCGAAATACGGCCTCGACGATACGACGATGTTCGAGCCGTGCCGCAACCTGCGGGCGGGCGGCGCAATCCTGACCGAATGCTTCGCGCGTTCGTCGAACACCGGCCGCCCCGCGCAGGCCGCGCTGCGCGCGGCGCTGTCGTGCTACTACAGCGGCAACTTCACGACCGGTTTCTCGAGCGGCTATGTGAGCCGGGTCGTCGCAAGTGCGCAGCGCAACGCACGCGAAGGCGGCGTCGAGCCGATTCCGGTGGTGCGCGACGTGCCGCCGCCGGCGCGGCAGCGACGCATGGATGCAGCCGCCACCACGCCGCCCGAACATGCGCGCCGGCTCGCGTCGCCCGCGGCATCGGCCGACGCGCCGTCGTGCCACGCGCGCCCGGTCGTGATGATGTGTCGTGGGTTGTCGGCAAGCCAGGCGAAGCGGCTGTGCGTGCGGTGTCTCGATCAGTGAGCGGCGACACAACACAGGCGTGACCCCGGCGTGACGCGCAGGACATGACGCGGCACGCCGCGTCATCGCGCATCACGCGGCGCGCTGGGCCTCCAGCCACGCCTGAAACATCAGCACCGTCCACAGCTGGTGCTGCCAGTTCATCCGGCCCGACTGATGCTGCCGCCACAGCCGCTCGACCGCCTGCGCATCGAAGAAGCCCTCGTCGCGCAGCCGCGACGGCTGCAGCAGCGCGTCGGCCCAGTCGCGCAATGCGCCGCGCAGCCAGTGATCGACGGGCGCGCAGAAGCCCTGCTTCGGCCGGTCGATCAGCGACGACGGCACGTACTGGTCCAGCAGCCGGCGCAGCAGCGCCTTCGACTGCCCTTCCGGCAAACGCACCGACGCGGGCACGCGCCACGCGAATTCGACGACGTGATGATCGAGGAACGGCATGCGCGTCTCGAGGCTTACGGCCATCGCCGCGCGGTCGACCTTCGCGAGAATGTCGGTCGGCAGGTACGTAAGCGTGTCGATCGCCATCGCCTGCTCGGCGAAGCTCAGGTGCGCAGGCCAGGCGGACACGGTATCGAGCGGCGTCGGCGGCTCCTTCCCGGCGAGCGCGATGCGCTCCGGATGATGCACCGACGACATCAGCAGCCGGTACAACCCGATCCGGCTCTCGGCCGTCATCACATGGCCGAGCTTGTGCAGCCGGTCGCCGATGCGGGACGCCGATTCGCGCGCTTCCACGCCGCTCCACGCGCCCTGCGCGACCGCCGCGAGCTGGTCCGCATGATCGGGGCGCAGCGCGTGCAGCGCGGCGGCGATCCGCGCGCGCACGGCCGCCGGCACGCGATGCAGCTTGCGCCACAGGCGCGGCGTCAGGAAATAGCGCGTATAGCCGCCGAACAGCTCGTCGCCGCCGTCACCGGACAGGCTCACCTTCACGTGCCGGCGCGTCAGCTCCGACACGAGGAAGGTCGGGATCTGCGACGCATCGGCGAACGGCTCGTCGTAGATTGTCGGCAGTTTCGGCACGACGCCGAGCGCATGGTCGGCCGTCACGTAGAGTTCGGTATGCCGCGTGCCGAGATGGCGCGCGACCGCCTTCGCATAGCCGGCCTCGTCGTAGCCGGCCTCGTGAAAGCCGATCGTGAACGTGTCGACGGGGTTCGTCGACTGCGCCTGCATCAGCGCGACGATCGCCGACGAATCGATGCCGCCGGACAGGAACGCGCCGAGCGGCACGTCGGCTTCCATCTGCCGCGCGACGGCCTGCCGCAGGATCGCGTCGAGCTGCCCGACGGCCTCGTCGGCGTTGCCCTCGAACGGCCGCTCGCGGCCCGCCTCGATCGCCTGCTCGAGCGTCCAGTACGCGCGCACGGGCGGCGTGTCGCGCGCGTGCTCGAACTGGATGAAGGTGCCCGGCGGCAGCTTGCTGATGCCGCGATAGATCGTATGCGGCGCGGGTACGCTCGACTGGCGCAGGTACAGGCACAGCGCGTCGCGATCGATCGTGCCGTCGAAGCCCGGATAGCCGCGCAGCGCCTTCAGCTCCGACGCGAACACCAGCGCGTCGCCGATCCGGCCGTAGTAGAGCGGCTTCTCGCCGATGCGGTCGCGCGCGAGCGTCAGCACCCGCGACGCGCGATTCCACAGCGCGAACGCGAACATGCCGGTCGCGCGCCGCAGCGTCGCCTCGACGCCCCACGCGACGATCGCCGCGATCAGCACCTCGCTGTCGGAGTGGCCGCGCCACGCCGGTGCACGACCCGCGCGCTCGAGCTCCGCGCGCAACTCGCGATGGTTGTAGATTTCGCCGTTGAAGACCATGACGTAGCGGCCGCACGCGGATGCCATCGGCTGCCGGCCATGGACCGACAGATCGACGATCGCCAGCCGCCGGTGGCCGAGCGCGATACCGGCTTCCGGGTCGACCCAGAGGCCCTGCCCGTCCGGCCCGCGATGCGCGAGGCTCGTCGTCATTCGCGCGAGTGTGCCGCGCGCTGTCTCCTCATCGAAGGCGACGCTATTCAAAAAGCCGTCGATTCCGCACATTTGATTTGTCTACCCCTGTTGACCTGTCCCGTCAGCGGCGGCGCGACTTCGCGGCCCGCCGTCCCACTGACGGTCGAGCCATATTACGAAGAAATAAATCAGCAATAATTCATGGGTGAATGTCAGACGAAGCAGGAAAAAAAACGGCGTCAAGTGCGGCGCGCGTGGCTTGTTAGCTGAGAAGTAGGACCACATCGCAGCGAAAACGCGCAGGCCGGCGTTCCGGCCCCGATACACGATCCGCGTCAGACAGCGCCCGTCGCCCACTTCAGCAACTGCGCGACCTCGCGGAAATGCTGCTGCTGGATCGTGCCCTTTTCAGGCGTGCTGTCGTATAGCGCATGCGCGAGGCCGGCGTTCGCGAGCGTCGGGCGCAACGCGTCGCGCGCGAGCCGCACGATCCGTTCGGCCGCCTCGCCCTCGCCGCGCGCAAGCACCCACGGCAGCGTGCCGATCCCGCCGTAGTAGAGCGCGACCGCGACGCTCGACGAATAGACGACCACCGACGCGAAGCCGATCCGGTCCTGCAGCGACGAGAACTGCGCTTCGCGCGCGAGCTGCCTGCGCTTCGCCTCGATATGCGGGTCGCCTTCGTCTTCCTTGTGCTCGCGGCGCACTTCCTCGATCGACATTTTCATTTTCTGATTGAATTCGTGCCGCTGGTGCACGATGTCGATCAGCGCCATCACGATATAGATCAGCGCGGCCCAACCGAACAGCAGCATCAGCAGCTTCACGATCAGCGCGAGAATCGACATCGGCCGCGTGAAGCCCGACTGCACCGACGGGTCGAGCGACTCGACGATCAGCCAGCCGAGCGTCGCGGCCAGCAGCACGGTCTTCAGCAGCATCTTCGCGAGGTTCACGAGGTTGCGCATCGACCACATGTTCTTCAGCCCCTCGGCCGGATTGAGCCGCGACAGCTGCGGCACGAGCCGGCTCCATGCCATCACGCCGCCCACCTGCACGAAGCCCGCGAGCAGGCCGGCCAGCAATCCGGCCGCGACGATCTGCGCGGACAGCATGGCCCAGTCGCGCGCGGCGCCGTCGATCAGCGCCGCGAGCCGCGCGGACGGGTCCGCCGCGCCGGCCGCGTCGAACACGAGCCGGAACAGCGCCTGCAGCCGCGCGAACAGCGTGCCGAGCCCCACGGCGAGCGCGACGCACACGCCGACGAAGAATGCCGACGAGATCGTCTCCGCGCTCTTCGGCACATCGCCTTTCTGGCGCGCGTCGCGCAGGCGTTTCGCGGTCGGCTTCTGGTCTTTTTCGGCCATGATCGCTCCGGCTCCGGCGGCCCGTCACGCGCCGCCGTGCGCGGCGAACAGCGCACGCAGCAGCGCCATCAACCCGCTGTCGGGGCTCAGCAGCGCATGCAGCGACGCGTACACCACCGGCAGGAACAGCACCATCATCAGCACCGCGAGCGCGCTCTTCACCGGCTGCGCGAACACGAAGATGTTCAGCTGCGGCACCGCGCGGCCGACGAGGCCGATGCCGAGCTCGACGAGCACCAGCACGATGATCACCGGCGCGGCGAGCTTCACCATCCATTCGAAGATCGTGTCGGTCTGCCGCACGACGAAGGTCTCGAGCATCGACGAGAAGTCCGGGCCGAGCGAGCCGATCGGCCACCACGCATACGACTGCGCGAACAGCTGCACGAGCACCTGCAGGCCGCCCGCTGTCACGAACAGCGCGATCGCGACGAAATTGAGGAATCCCGACGTTGGGCCGCCTTCGTGGCCACCCATCGGATCGAAGAACGCGGCGCTGCCGCTGCCGGTCTGGAAATCGATCAGGTAGCCGACGCCCTGGATCGCGAACAGCACCGCGCTGAACGCGCCCGCGAGCAGCATGCCGACCACCGCCTCCTTCGCGACGAGCAGGCACCACATCAGGAACGGCAGCGCGGCGACCTGCGCCGGGTCGATCACCGGCGCGACGAACGCGGCAATCACGACCGCGATCCCGTTGCGCACGAGGCCCGTGATGATCTGCTCGTTGAACACCGGCACGACGAACATGATCGGCAGCAGCCGCGGCATCACGTAGAGCAGCGGGCGCAGCGTGCCGGCGATGTCGTTGAAGTTCGCCGCGTGGTCTAGCATCGGCGCTCCGCGGCCGTGGGGGCGGTGTCGTCGATGGAGGCGGCCGAATCGACCGAATCGACCGAATCGACCGCGTCGGCTGCGTCTGCATCCGCATCCGCCGGTCGCGACCTCATCTGCGCATCGAACGCGGCGGCCATGTCCGGCTGCCCCGCCGCGTGGCTCTCCGCGTCGCCCGCCCACACGCCGGCCGTCGCGAAACGCCGCACCGCGTGCGCATCCGCGACTTCGTCGGCGTCGCGCTCGACCCGCGCCGCGCGCGCCTGCAGCGCCTTCTCGCCGGCCTTGTCGAGCTTGTCCTCGGCGGCCTTCGCCTTGCGCGCGGCGCGCTGCAGGTCGGCGAGCGTCGCCTCGTGATCGCGATGCACGTGGGTGGCCTCGCTGACCGACGCGTTCGCGACGCCGATATGACGGTCGAACGTGCGCGTATCGGCCGCCGCGTTCTGCAGCGCGCGCGCCTCGCGCGCGTCGTCCGCAAGCCGGGTCTGGATCGCGGCCTTCGCGGCGACCTGCTGCGCGAGCTGCGCCTGCGCGGCGTCGAGCGCGCGACGGCTCTGCGCGGCGATGCCCTGCTGGCGCGCGGCCGCGACACGCGCGATCTGGCTGCGCATCTCGCGCACGCGCTTCAGGCGTGCGAGTGTCGCGAGCACGAGGCGGTCGTCGGCTTCAGACATGGTCGTTCGCGAGTTTCGTCAGCTTCGCGAGCAGCGCGTCGAAGCGCACGTCCTCGTGCGAGCCCTGCGCGCAGAACGCACCGATCGCATCGCGCGCGCGCAGCGCGAGATCGCCGAGCCGGTCGCTGCCCTCGCGATACTCGCCGATCTGCACGAGCAGCTCGATTTCCTGATACTTCGCGATCAGCTCGCGCACGCGCGCGGCCGACTGCTGATGTGCGCGGCTCGCGACGAGCGGCATCACGCGCGACAGGCTCGCGAGCACGTCGATCGCCGGATAGCGGTTCGCGAGCGCGATCTTGCGCGACAGCACGATATGGCCGTCGAGGATCGAGCGCACTTCCTCGGCAATCGGATCGGATTCCTCATCGCCTTCGACGAGCACCGTATACAGCGCGGTGATCGATCCCGTCGCGCCCTGCCCCGCGCGTTCGAGCAGGCGCGGCAGTACGGCAAATGTCGACGGCGGAAAGCTGCGCCGTGTCGGCGGCTCACCGCTCGCGAGTCCGACCTCGCGCTGCGCGCGGGCAAAGCGCGTGAGCGAGTCGACCAGGAGCAGCACGCGCTTGCCCGCATCGCGGAAATGCTCGGCGATCGCGGTCGCGACCAGCGCGGATTTCACGCGTTCCATCGCCGGACGATCGGACGTCGACACGACGACGATCGAGCGCGCGCGCACCTCGGGCGACAGGCTGTGCTCGATGAACTCGCGCACTTCGCGGCCGCGTTCGCCGACCAGCGCGATCACGTTCACGTCGGCCTGCGCGCCGCGCGCGATCATCCCGAGCAGCGTGCTCTTGCCGACACCCGACGGCGCGAAGATGCCGACGCGCTGGCCGATGCCGAGCGTCATCAGGCCGTCGATTACGCGCACGCCGGTCGGAAACGGCGTGTCGATCATCTTGCGCGCGAGCGGATTGGGCGGGTCCTGCTGCGTCGAGACCCACGCGGCGCCCGTCACCGGCCCGCGATCGTCGAGCGGCCGGCCGAGCCCGTCGAGCACGCGGCCGAACAGCGCTTCGCCGACCGGGAATACATGCTCGCGCCCCGACGGCACGACGGTCGTCTCCGGCGACAGGCCGGCCACGTCGCCGAGCGGCGTGAGCAAGGTGGTCTGCCGCGAGAAGCCGACCACTTCGGCGAGCAGCGTCGGCTGGTTCGGCGTGCGCAGCTCGCAGATCTCCCCGAGCCGCGCGCGGATCCCGGTCGCGTTGAGGATCTGTCCGACCGCATGATTGACGCGGCCCTGCACCGACACCGGCGAGAAGAACGCGAGCCCCGCATCGAGGTCGCCGACGAGGCGGCCGCGATCGAACGGCGCGGCATCGTCGTCGCTGCCGTCACCGAATGACTGCGGATCGTCGAGCGGCCCGTTCATCGCGTCGTGCCCTTCAGCGCGTCGCGGCGGATCGCCTGGCGCAGCGCGTCGATCTGCAGGTCGAGGCTCGCGTCGATGCGTCCGGACGGCGTCTCGACCGTGCAAGCGTGACGTTCGAGCTGCGCATCCTCGACGATGCGGATCCGTTGCCGGTTCGACTGGCCGGCGAACGCGCGCTCGAGCGCGTCGCGCATCTCGTCCTGCCGGCCGGGCGCGACCCGCACGATCAGGAACGCCTCGTCGCGCACGAGCGGCGCGATCCGCGCGAGCGCGGCCTCGTACAGCTTCTGCGTGGCCATCTCGCCGACGATCGCGCGCACGGCCTTCACGACGATGTCGGCCATCGAATCCTTCATCGACTCCATCGTGCGCGCGGCGGCCAGCGCCTGCGTATAGGTCTGCGCCGCATGCTCGCGCTGCGCGCGGCGCATCCCTTCGTCGTAGCCGGCCGCCTGGCGCTTGTCGAATTCGCGCTGCGCGTCGGCGACGATGCGCGCGGCCTCGTCGCGCGCGGTCGCGATTACCGCGGACGCATCGAGCAGCGCCGCGTATTCGCGCTCCTTGAGCACCTTGCGCTCCGACAGCAGCTGCAGGTTGTCGCTCGTGATCAGAAAAGCCAGTCCCATGACGCAAGCCTCTCGGGAATCAGAAACAGGAACAGCAATTCGCCGAACTGGTCGCGCTGCGTGCGGTTGAGCCAGTACGGCGCCTCGTCATCGATCGCGCGGTTGAATTTCAGGCGCACGCGCCGCGCGACCGCGTCGCCGGCCACGCCGATGAAATCCGCGAGCAATCGGCCGCCGCGTGCACGGATCACGACCGGCAGCGCGGCCGGATCGGCACGCCACGGTTCGAGCGTTTCCGCGAGCGCGCCGAATTCCGGCGCGCGCTCGAGCGCGAGCTCCAGCGCATCGCCGCCGAGCTTCGCCGCGACCTCCGCGCGGATGCGCCGCACGGTCAGCGCATCGC
Protein-coding sequences here:
- the sctN gene encoding type III secretion system ATPase SctN, whose translation is MNGPLDDPQSFGDGSDDDAAPFDRGRLVGDLDAGLAFFSPVSVQGRVNHAVGQILNATGIRARLGEICELRTPNQPTLLAEVVGFSRQTTLLTPLGDVAGLSPETTVVPSGREHVFPVGEALFGRVLDGLGRPLDDRGPVTGAAWVSTQQDPPNPLARKMIDTPFPTGVRVIDGLMTLGIGQRVGIFAPSGVGKSTLLGMIARGAQADVNVIALVGERGREVREFIEHSLSPEVRARSIVVVSTSDRPAMERVKSALVATAIAEHFRDAGKRVLLLVDSLTRFARAQREVGLASGEPPTRRSFPPSTFAVLPRLLERAGQGATGSITALYTVLVEGDEESDPIAEEVRSILDGHIVLSRKIALANRYPAIDVLASLSRVMPLVASRAHQQSAARVRELIAKYQEIELLVQIGEYREGSDRLGDLALRARDAIGAFCAQGSHEDVRFDALLAKLTKLANDHV
- the sctR gene encoding type III secretion system export apparatus subunit SctR, whose translation is MGNLPNPVALIAVIAALGIAPFAALMVTSYTKLVVVLGLLRSALGIQQVPPNLVLNGIALILSLFIMAPVGMSIRDALQSRHFDASGQLSTSDIGVLADAALPPIKDFLVSHTRQRDREFFVRTATSVWPKNRADGIKDDDLLVLVPSFTLAELTKAFQIGFVIYIVFIVVDLLVANILLALGMQMISPTTISVPFKLLLFVALDGWSLLVHGLVLSYRVAGAG
- a CDS encoding EscU/YscU/HrcU family type III secretion system export apparatus switch protein yields the protein MAEKDQKPTAKRLRDARQKGDVPKSAETISSAFFVGVCVALAVGLGTLFARLQALFRLVFDAAGAADPSARLAALIDGAARDWAMLSAQIVAAGLLAGLLAGFVQVGGVMAWSRLVPQLSRLNPAEGLKNMWSMRNLVNLAKMLLKTVLLAATLGWLIVESLDPSVQSGFTRPMSILALIVKLLMLLFGWAALIYIVMALIDIVHQRHEFNQKMKMSIEEVRREHKEDEGDPHIEAKRRQLAREAQFSSLQDRIGFASVVVYSSSVAVALYYGGIGTLPWVLARGEGEAAERIVRLARDALRPTLANAGLAHALYDSTPEKGTIQQQHFREVAQLLKWATGAV
- the asnB gene encoding asparagine synthase (glutamine-hydrolyzing); translation: MCGIDGFLNSVAFDEETARGTLARMTTSLAHRGPDGQGLWVDPEAGIALGHRRLAIVDLSVHGRQPMASACGRYVMVFNGEIYNHRELRAELERAGRAPAWRGHSDSEVLIAAIVAWGVEATLRRATGMFAFALWNRASRVLTLARDRIGEKPLYYGRIGDALVFASELKALRGYPGFDGTIDRDALCLYLRQSSVPAPHTIYRGISKLPPGTFIQFEHARDTPPVRAYWTLEQAIEAGRERPFEGNADEAVGQLDAILRQAVARQMEADVPLGAFLSGGIDSSAIVALMQAQSTNPVDTFTIGFHEAGYDEAGYAKAVARHLGTRHTELYVTADHALGVVPKLPTIYDEPFADASQIPTFLVSELTRRHVKVSLSGDGGDELFGGYTRYFLTPRLWRKLHRVPAAVRARIAAALHALRPDHADQLAAVAQGAWSGVEARESASRIGDRLHKLGHVMTAESRIGLYRLLMSSVHHPERIALAGKEPPTPLDTVSAWPAHLSFAEQAMAIDTLTYLPTDILAKVDRAAMAVSLETRMPFLDHHVVEFAWRVPASVRLPEGQSKALLRRLLDQYVPSSLIDRPKQGFCAPVDHWLRGALRDWADALLQPSRLRDEGFFDAQAVERLWRQHQSGRMNWQHQLWTVLMFQAWLEAQRAA
- a CDS encoding lytic transglycosylase domain-containing protein; the encoded protein is MNARGPRSAVASLCALVTTLALALAWAGLLPRSAHAAGNAAGFAQLARACAPNIDPDTLAALVHTESGFNPYAIGVVGGHLARQPASLDEARATVSELAARGFSYSVGLAQVNERNFAKYGLDDTTMFEPCRNLRAGGAILTECFARSSNTGRPAQAALRAALSCYYSGNFTTGFSSGYVSRVVASAQRNAREGGVEPIPVVRDVPPPARQRRMDAAATTPPEHARRLASPAASADAPSCHARPVVMMCRGLSASQAKRLCVRCLDQ
- the sctT gene encoding type III secretion system export apparatus subunit SctT; the protein is MLDHAANFNDIAGTLRPLLYVMPRLLPIMFVVPVFNEQIITGLVRNGIAVVIAAFVAPVIDPAQVAALPFLMWCLLVAKEAVVGMLLAGAFSAVLFAIQGVGYLIDFQTGSGSAAFFDPMGGHEGGPTSGFLNFVAIALFVTAGGLQVLVQLFAQSYAWWPIGSLGPDFSSMLETFVVRQTDTIFEWMVKLAAPVIIVLVLVELGIGLVGRAVPQLNIFVFAQPVKSALAVLMMVLFLPVVYASLHALLSPDSGLMALLRALFAAHGGA
- the sctQ gene encoding type III secretion system cytoplasmic ring protein SctQ, whose protein sequence is MPALSLTNADAGDAANRAPPAAATPAAAAVALDASPYLPRLSAAAARGLSHAYGATAAAPVTLGEHAYEVRWRVDAEPVADAHAYRFVIGPAAGTLWIDPLAENEWLGDAADPAVPAVIRAALLADLAAPLAAALQAATRQRVELLPPPASVPAWRTAPAALRFELRRADGAWRCHGALLFDAPDALAVFFATPVATRADTRAAYAGLPVPLVFEIGRTELTMAELADVVGGDIIAIEHWRAHEQNLLCVARVPAAPAWEITGRPSGNRLTVERIREMPLEPTRTDTPSATTHDASADDAPRSLDSLAVDLRFELPPTSIPLGELGTLQPGAVIELQQGINQSVIHLVANGMLIGTGQLIAVGQKLGVRVVTLTQPAPRER
- the sctL gene encoding type III secretion system stator protein SctL; protein product: MGLAFLITSDNLQLLSERKVLKEREYAALLDASAVIATARDEAARIVADAQREFDKRQAAGYDEGMRRAQREHAAQTYTQALAAARTMESMKDSMADIVVKAVRAIVGEMATQKLYEAALARIAPLVRDEAFLIVRVAPGRQDEMRDALERAFAGQSNRQRIRIVEDAQLERHACTVETPSGRIDASLDLQIDALRQAIRRDALKGTTR